In a single window of the Canis lupus dingo isolate Sandy chromosome 18, ASM325472v2, whole genome shotgun sequence genome:
- the LOC112663546 gene encoding LOW QUALITY PROTEIN: interferon-induced transmembrane protein 1-like (The sequence of the model RefSeq protein was modified relative to this genomic sequence to represent the inferred CDS: deleted 2 bases in 1 codon): MSRAPRPLLPGARAAGPPTYEMLKEEHEVVVLGGAPQSAAPATTTVINIRGDTVVPDHVVWSLFNTVFMNWCCLGFVAFAYSEKTRDRKMAGDLTGAQSFASTARCLNIWALVLGLLLTVTFVILVSTGSLVIFETVSEMVKHYGGS, encoded by the exons ATGAGCCGCGCCCCTCGGCCCTTGCTCCCTGGCGCCCGCGCCGCCGGCCCCCCCACCTACGAGATGCTCAAGGAAGAGCACGAGGTGGTGGTCCTCGGG GGGGCGCCCCAGAGCGCAGCTCCCGCTACCACCACCGTGATCAACATCCGCGGTGACACAGTCGTGCCCGACCACGTCGTCTGGTCCCTGTTCAACACCGTCTTCATGAACTGGTGTTGCCTGGGCTTCGTGGCCTTCGCCTACTCcgagaag ACCAGGGACCGGAAGATGGCGGGCGACCTGACCGGGGCGCAGAGCTTCGCCTCCACCGCCAGGTGCCTCAACATCTGGGCGCTGGTCCTGGGCCTCCTCCTGACCGTCACCTTCGTCATTCTTGTCTCAACCGGCTCCCTGGTGATTTTCGAAACAGTTTCCGAGATGGTAAAACATTACGGAGGGTCGTAG
- the LOC112663548 gene encoding interferon-induced transmembrane protein 1-like, whose product MMQNKVDVRGALLSTAPATTTVINVPEETVVPDHVVWSLFNTIFLNSFCLGFVAFVYSVKARDRKMVGDLTGAQSFASTARCLNIWALVLGIISIVLLGMAYAAAYGALLQVMQESGRYH is encoded by the exons ATGATGCAGAACAAGGTGGACGTGCGGGGGGCCCTCCTGAGCACGGCTCCTGCGACAACCACGGTGATCAACGTCCCGGAGGAGACGGTCGTGCCCGACCATGTCGTCTGGTCCCTGTTCAACACCATCTTCCTGAACTCGTTCTGCCTGGGCTTCGTGGCCTTCGTCTACTCCGTGAAG GCCAGGGACCGGAAGATGGTGGGCGACCTGACCGGGGCGCAGAGCTTCGCCTCCACCGCCAGGTGCCTCAACATCTGGGCACTGGTCCTGGGCATCATATCCATTGTCCTTCTGGGCATGGCCTATGCCGCGGCCTACGGGGCCCTGTTACAGGTCATGCAGGAGAGCGGCCGCTACCACTAA